In the Azospirillaceae bacterium genome, GTCGTTCGACCACTCGCGGGCAAGCCGATGATTGCTTGGCTGTTCGAGAGGATGCGGATGGTCCGGAACGCGGACGAGGTTTTGCTGGCGACGAGCGACGAGCCGAGCGACGACGCGCTCTGCGACGTTGCCCGGGTGCATGGCATGCCGGTTTTCCGCGGCTCGCTCGACGATGTGCTCGGCCGATACACCAAAGTCGCGGCATTCCGGAACTATGACGCGGTGGTGCGGGTCAGCGGCGACAGTCCGCTGCTCGATCCCGCGCTGGTCACGCGTGCCTGCGACCTGTTCCGAGACCGGCAACCGGATCTCGCCAGCAATGTCGTCGTCCGGTCGTTTCCAAAGGGCCAGTCGGTCGAGGCCATTGCCCGCCGCGCCCTGGAAGAGGCGGATGCCGAAACCCGGTCCCCCCACGACCGGGAACACGTCACGCCATTCTTCTACGCCCGGCCGGACCGGTTCCGGATGGCGTCGTTCGTCTCGGACTCCCCCCGGCCCGAGCTGCAACTGTCCGTCGACACGGAAGCGGATTTCCGCATTGTCGAGGCGATGATCATGGCCATGGACCGGCCGGTGGATGCGTACGGGGTGGACGAACTCGTCGCACTCCACGACCGGGTGTCCGCGGACCGGCAAGGGCGCCTCGCATGAGGCGCCTGAACGCCGGTGTCGTCGGCCTCGGCGTCGGCGAGCAGCACATCCTTGGCTACCGGCAGCACCCTGCCTGCACGGTTGCGCTGGTCGCCGACCCGGATCCGGAGAAGCGGGCGCAAATCCGGGAGAGATACCCGGATGTCCGTGTGACCGCCGACCCGGCCGAAGTGCTTGGAGCTCCAGACATCGACGTGGTCAGCATTGCCAGCCCGGACGATGCGCATTGTGCGCAGGTTGTCGACGGCCTGACCAACGGCAAGCACCTGTTCATTGAGAAGCCGGTCTGCCTGACCGAGGCCGAGTTCGCCGAGATCGAGGCAGCCGCCGCCCGGCGGCCGGACCTGCGGATCTCCTCGAACCTCATCCTGCGGGCCACCCCGCGGTTCGCCGACCTGAAGGCGCGG is a window encoding:
- a CDS encoding NTP transferase domain-containing protein, encoding MRIGVVIQARTSSARLPGKVVRPLAGKPMIAWLFERMRMVRNADEVLLATSDEPSDDALCDVARVHGMPVFRGSLDDVLGRYTKVAAFRNYDAVVRVSGDSPLLDPALVTRACDLFRDRQPDLASNVVVRSFPKGQSVEAIARRALEEADAETRSPHDREHVTPFFYARPDRFRMASFVSDSPRPELQLSVDTEADFRIVEAMIMAMDRPVDAYGVDELVALHDRVSADRQGRLA